Within the Streptomyces sp. NBC_00554 genome, the region GACGATGCACTTCGTGGCCATGCTGGGCTTCAGCGTCACCGGTACGGAAATGCGCTACAACGTGCCGTTGACCATCCTCAGCCTGCTCGTCGCCATGGTCGTCGTCGGCGCGGGCGTCTTCGCCGTCGGCTACGGCCGCGACCGGGGCCGAGCCCTTGTCCTCGGCGGGCTCACCACAGGGCTGGGCGTCGCGAGCATGCACTACCTGGGCATGGTCGCGTTGCGGCTGCACGGCGACGTGCACTACGACCCGGCGCTCGTCGGGCTCTCCGTCGCGATCGCCGTGGTCGCGGCGACCGCGGCCCTGTGGGCGGCACTCAACATCAAGTCGCCGGTAGCCGTCGCCGTCGCCTCCCTCGTCATGGGAGGGGCCGTGAGCAGCATGCACTACACCGGAATGATGGCGGTGAGCGTGCGCGTCAGCCCCTCCGGCGAGGTTCTGCCCGGGGCCACGGCGATGCAGTTCATCTTCCCCCTCGCCGTCGGCCTCGGGTCCTATCTCTTTCTGACATCGGC harbors:
- a CDS encoding MHYT domain-containing protein, with protein sequence MGHLDHAAFGWLTPVLSYAMACIGAALGLRCTVRALGATGRSRRNWLLTAASAIGTGIWTMHFVAMLGFSVTGTEMRYNVPLTILSLLVAMVVVGAGVFAVGYGRDRGRALVLGGLTTGLGVASMHYLGMVALRLHGDVHYDPALVGLSVAIAVVAATAALWAALNIKSPVAVAVASLVMGGAVSSMHYTGMMAVSVRVSPSGEVLPGATAMQFIFPLAVGLGSYLFLTSAFVALSPTTGEREASASAQRPVESVAR